A section of the Methanocaldococcus sp. FS406-22 genome encodes:
- the glnK1 gene encoding P-II family nitrogen regulator GlnK1 → MRKVEAIIRPEKLEIVKKALSDAGYVGMTVSEVKGRGVQGGIVERYRGREYIVDLIPKVKIELVVREEDVDNVIDIICENARTGNPGDGKIFVIPVERVVRVRTKEEDEKAL, encoded by the coding sequence ATGAGAAAGGTTGAGGCAATCATAAGGCCTGAGAAATTGGAGATTGTTAAAAAAGCTCTTTCTGATGCTGGGTATGTTGGAATGACTGTTAGTGAAGTTAAGGGTAGGGGAGTTCAGGGAGGAATAGTTGAGAGGTATAGGGGAAGAGAGTATATTGTTGATTTAATTCCAAAAGTTAAGATTGAGTTGGTTGTTAGAGAGGAGGATGTTGATAATGTTATTGACATTATCTGTGAGAATGCAAGAACAGGAAACCCAGGAGACGGAAAAATCTTCGTCATACCAGTAGAAAGAGTCGTAAGAGTAAGAACAAAAGAAGAAGATGAAAAAGCGTTATAA